A window of Deinococcus sp. HSC-46F16 contains these coding sequences:
- a CDS encoding ATP-binding cassette domain-containing protein, whose product MNARFVLSVVAVALALVLPLILPLFQVTLLVNILIFATVAVGLVLLTGIVGLTSFGQAAFMGAGAYTTAILTTQAGWSPWLALPAGLVVTGLIAWLLGLLTLRMQGHYLPLATIAWGMSLYYVFGNTPALGGFTGLTNIPALSFFGLDLTSPRTFAYLALLALGLTGLGAQFLLSSRTGRAMRALRSGPLVAEAFGVNAFRLRVQVFVLAALMAGLAGWLYAHSQRFVNPTPFSLQAGIEYLFMAVVGGSGYVWGALLGSGLITGLREWLRDALPGLIGAQGNFEVIVFGVLVILTLQFARRGLWPLLERVLPQAPVRLLPERGRLPAREKPAPGTPLLSVEHAVKQFGGLRAVNDVSFELRAGEILGLIGPNGAGKSTMFNLVTGVNPATSGRVSFMGRDITRLSAGQIHRLGLARTFQHVHLLPELSLLQNAMMGGYARGRAGMLASLLHLERGEEAALQHEALRQLERVGLGELAHTPAGNLALGQQRVLEVARALVADPTLLLLDEPAAGLRYGEKMDLADLLRRLRAEGVTVLLVEHDMDLVMGLVDRLVVMNYGEKLAEGTPAEIRAHPAVREAYLGVDVSGEEVA is encoded by the coding sequence ATGAACGCGCGGTTCGTCCTGTCGGTGGTCGCGGTGGCCCTGGCGCTCGTGCTGCCGCTGATTCTCCCGCTCTTTCAGGTCACGCTGCTCGTCAACATCCTGATTTTTGCGACCGTGGCCGTGGGACTGGTGCTGCTCACGGGCATCGTGGGGCTGACCTCCTTCGGGCAGGCGGCCTTTATGGGGGCGGGGGCGTACACGACGGCGATCCTGACGACCCAGGCGGGGTGGAGTCCGTGGCTGGCGCTTCCTGCGGGGCTGGTGGTCACAGGTTTGATCGCGTGGCTGCTGGGGCTGCTCACGCTGCGGATGCAGGGGCATTACCTCCCGCTGGCGACCATCGCCTGGGGCATGAGCCTGTATTACGTCTTCGGCAACACGCCCGCGCTGGGGGGCTTTACCGGGCTGACGAACATCCCGGCGCTGTCCTTTTTCGGCCTGGACCTCACCTCACCGCGCACCTTCGCGTATCTTGCCCTGCTCGCCCTGGGGTTGACCGGGCTGGGCGCCCAGTTCCTGCTCTCCAGCCGCACCGGGCGGGCGATGCGGGCGCTGCGGAGCGGGCCGCTGGTGGCCGAAGCCTTCGGCGTGAATGCTTTCCGGCTGCGGGTACAGGTGTTCGTGCTCGCGGCACTCATGGCGGGACTGGCGGGGTGGCTCTACGCCCACAGCCAGCGCTTCGTGAACCCCACGCCCTTCAGCCTTCAGGCGGGAATCGAGTACCTGTTCATGGCGGTCGTGGGCGGCTCCGGCTACGTGTGGGGAGCGCTGCTGGGGTCGGGGCTGATCACCGGGCTGCGCGAGTGGCTGCGGGACGCGCTGCCGGGCCTGATCGGGGCGCAGGGCAACTTCGAGGTGATCGTGTTCGGCGTGCTGGTCATCCTGACCCTGCAATTCGCGCGGCGGGGGTTGTGGCCGCTGCTGGAACGGGTGCTGCCGCAAGCCCCGGTGCGCCTGCTCCCCGAACGGGGCCGCCTCCCCGCCCGCGAGAAGCCCGCGCCAGGCACGCCGCTCTTGTCGGTCGAGCACGCGGTCAAGCAGTTCGGCGGCCTGCGGGCGGTGAACGACGTGTCCTTCGAGCTGCGGGCAGGGGAAATCCTGGGCCTGATCGGGCCGAACGGCGCGGGCAAGAGCACCATGTTCAACCTCGTGACCGGGGTGAATCCGGCCACGTCGGGGCGGGTTTCATTCATGGGCCGCGACATCACCCGGCTGAGCGCAGGGCAGATTCACCGGCTGGGACTGGCTCGCACCTTCCAGCACGTGCATCTCCTGCCCGAGCTGTCCCTGCTTCAAAACGCGATGATGGGCGGCTACGCGCGGGGCCGGGCGGGGATGCTGGCGAGCCTGCTGCACCTGGAGCGGGGGGAGGAAGCGGCCCTGCAACACGAGGCGCTGCGGCAACTGGAGCGGGTGGGACTGGGCGAACTGGCGCACACCCCCGCCGGGAACCTCGCGCTGGGGCAGCAGCGGGTCCTGGAGGTCGCGCGGGCGCTGGTGGCCGACCCTACGCTGCTGCTGCTGGACGAACCCGCCGCCGGGCTGCGCTACGGCGAGAAGATGGACCTGGCCGACCTGCTGCGGCGGCTGCGGGCCGAGGGGGTGACGGTGCTGCTCGTCGAGCACGACATGGACCTCGTGATGGGGCTGGTGGACCGGCTGGTGGTCATGAACTACGGGGAGAAGCTGGCCGAAGGCACGCCCGCCGAGATCCGCGCCCACCCGGCCGTGCGCGAGGCGTACCTGGGTGTGGACGTGAGTGGGGAGGAGGTCGCGTGA
- the tatA gene encoding twin-arginine translocase TatA/TatE family subunit, with translation MTFGPVEIFLVVLIAALIFGPKKLPELGKGLGQGLREFRSSTREVKRDLEPPVLSQEEQR, from the coding sequence ATGACCTTTGGACCGGTGGAGATCTTTCTCGTCGTGCTCATCGCCGCGCTGATCTTCGGCCCCAAGAAGCTGCCGGAACTGGGCAAAGGGCTGGGGCAGGGCCTCCGTGAGTTCCGCTCCAGCACGCGCGAAGTGAAGCGGGACTTGGAACCTCCTGTGCTCAGCCAGGAAGAACAGCGCTGA
- a CDS encoding GAF domain-containing protein: MSSPPETLHTPPHTLSERLYTVTETLAAARTPQDVCREVLTPALEALGANAGAVFLVDETGERLHLAATRGDEGGAHTLRQDGALNGNSPAVAALGRREPLSSGSRGDLPRAYPGLETPTTLRVPMVLGDAPLGVIVLEFHAPRGSMPEEQRFLRALSTLGAFALGRLRLDRDLERRVRERTANLEEERTALAAFAHFTEASTHLMDTRALVEEAGAVLRDLLGVHVGYSELENGRWKGALFSGDTPPQVVAAAWMGFSAELPSFARPFLERDAVFVDGWDGKREGAEVTGMYTAAALYPYFQQGRPCGLLTIGSLHTSAWTERERSVFRSVGRSLTLALERAQAQQDAEERTRQIEEDARAQAAFAAFTEAVGTETDVLALARQAIAVLRARFADASVGYYEREGGLWKARVWSEDVREDVAALLQAGLPDETPMFARVLQARQAVFTDAWDAAREGLESTGEYRTVANYPLLDGGEVRSVLSVGLKDTRQWSGRDQGLVRAVGRGLALALERAEQTRRLAEQNAELAARTRALEGFADLTRDLAMQTDASALIRRGQEVVRSLLPGGYAQYFEPEGGRWRLKVQTGTVLDPGLQVATAAGFPLDTTPSLTVPWTTRQPWYQDEYAKDADIDPGLVQHVGTLATLPVLVNGEPVGVFGTVLFDPRPWTPTEQVVLETVVRSLGLALERAQGVARLAEERRKLEVANEELEAFAYSVSHDLRTPVRHIGSFTDLLRKHLGDSLDAKAARYLGIVGEATERMNILIDAMLDLSRTSRLPLQIGVVDLEKLVRTVRAELEADVPDRQVEWVISPLPLVKGDPHTLRQVMLNLLSNALKYTRTREVTRIEVWAEDRPGEWAIFVRDNGVGFDPRYADRLFGVFQRLHRHEEFEGTGVGLANVRRIVTRHEGRVWASAQLGQGATFGFTLPR; encoded by the coding sequence GTGTCCAGCCCCCCTGAGACGCTCCACACGCCGCCGCACACGCTCAGTGAGCGGCTCTACACCGTCACCGAGACTCTGGCGGCCGCCCGTACCCCGCAGGACGTGTGCCGGGAGGTCCTGACCCCCGCCCTCGAAGCCCTGGGGGCCAACGCGGGTGCGGTCTTCCTGGTGGACGAGACCGGCGAGCGCCTGCACCTCGCGGCCACTCGGGGGGACGAGGGGGGTGCCCACACCCTCCGGCAAGACGGAGCCCTGAACGGCAACTCGCCCGCGGTGGCCGCGCTGGGGCGGCGCGAGCCGCTGTCTTCCGGGTCTCGGGGCGACCTGCCCCGGGCCTACCCGGGCCTGGAGACGCCGACCACCCTCCGGGTGCCCATGGTCCTCGGGGACGCCCCCCTGGGCGTCATCGTCCTCGAGTTCCACGCGCCGCGTGGGTCCATGCCCGAGGAGCAGCGCTTCCTGCGTGCCCTGAGCACCCTGGGGGCCTTTGCCCTGGGCCGCCTCCGCTTGGACCGCGACCTCGAACGGCGCGTGCGGGAGCGCACCGCCAACCTGGAGGAGGAACGCACCGCTCTGGCGGCCTTCGCGCACTTCACTGAGGCCTCGACCCACCTCATGGATACCCGCGCCCTCGTGGAAGAGGCGGGGGCCGTGCTGCGCGACCTCCTCGGCGTGCACGTGGGCTACTCGGAGCTGGAGAATGGCCGCTGGAAGGGCGCGTTGTTCTCCGGGGACACCCCGCCGCAGGTGGTCGCGGCCGCCTGGATGGGCTTTTCCGCCGAGCTTCCCAGCTTCGCGCGGCCTTTTTTGGAGCGTGACGCGGTGTTCGTGGACGGGTGGGACGGGAAGCGGGAGGGGGCTGAGGTCACCGGGATGTACACGGCCGCCGCGCTGTACCCGTACTTCCAGCAGGGCAGGCCGTGCGGCCTGCTGACCATCGGCTCGCTGCACACCTCGGCCTGGACGGAGCGGGAGCGCAGCGTCTTCCGGTCGGTGGGCCGCAGCCTCACACTGGCCCTGGAACGCGCCCAGGCCCAGCAGGACGCCGAGGAGCGCACCCGGCAAATCGAGGAGGACGCCCGCGCCCAGGCAGCGTTCGCGGCCTTTACCGAGGCGGTCGGCACCGAGACGGATGTGCTGGCCCTGGCGCGGCAGGCCATCGCCGTCCTGCGGGCCCGCTTCGCGGACGCCAGCGTCGGGTACTACGAGCGGGAGGGGGGGCTGTGGAAGGCCCGGGTGTGGAGCGAGGACGTGCGTGAGGACGTCGCCGCCCTCCTGCAGGCGGGCCTGCCAGACGAGACGCCGATGTTCGCCCGCGTGCTCCAGGCCCGGCAGGCGGTCTTCACCGACGCCTGGGACGCAGCGCGGGAGGGCCTGGAGTCCACCGGGGAGTACAGGACGGTCGCCAACTACCCCCTGCTGGACGGCGGTGAGGTGAGGAGCGTGCTGTCGGTCGGGCTCAAGGACACCCGGCAGTGGAGCGGGCGCGACCAGGGCCTGGTGCGGGCCGTCGGCCGGGGCCTGGCCCTTGCGCTGGAGCGCGCCGAGCAGACCCGGCGCCTGGCCGAGCAGAACGCGGAACTGGCCGCCCGGACCCGGGCGCTGGAAGGCTTTGCCGACCTCACTCGGGATTTGGCGATGCAGACGGACGCCTCGGCCCTGATCCGGCGTGGGCAGGAGGTCGTGCGGTCACTTCTGCCCGGAGGGTACGCCCAGTACTTCGAGCCTGAAGGGGGACGCTGGCGCCTGAAGGTGCAGACCGGGACGGTGCTTGACCCCGGCTTGCAGGTGGCCACGGCTGCTGGCTTCCCCTTGGACACCACCCCGAGCCTCACGGTGCCGTGGACGACCCGGCAGCCCTGGTATCAGGACGAGTACGCCAAGGACGCCGACATCGACCCGGGCCTGGTCCAGCACGTCGGCACGCTCGCCACCCTCCCCGTGCTGGTCAACGGCGAGCCGGTGGGCGTGTTCGGAACGGTCCTGTTCGACCCACGTCCCTGGACGCCGACGGAACAGGTCGTGCTGGAGACGGTCGTGCGCAGTCTGGGACTCGCCCTGGAGCGGGCGCAGGGCGTGGCCCGGCTGGCCGAGGAGCGCCGCAAGCTGGAAGTCGCCAATGAGGAACTTGAGGCGTTCGCGTACAGCGTCTCGCACGACCTGCGCACCCCCGTGCGGCACATCGGGAGCTTCACCGACCTGCTGCGCAAGCACCTCGGCGACAGTCTGGATGCCAAGGCGGCCCGCTACCTGGGGATCGTGGGCGAGGCGACGGAGCGAATGAACATCCTCATCGACGCCATGCTGGACCTATCGCGCACCTCCCGGCTGCCTTTGCAAATCGGGGTGGTAGACCTGGAGAAGCTCGTGAGGACGGTGCGGGCGGAACTGGAAGCGGACGTGCCCGACCGGCAGGTCGAGTGGGTGATCTCGCCCCTGCCGCTGGTGAAGGGCGACCCGCACACCCTGCGGCAGGTGATGCTCAACCTGCTTTCGAACGCACTGAAGTACACCCGGACCCGGGAGGTGACCCGGATCGAGGTGTGGGCAGAGGACCGTCCGGGGGAATGGGCGATCTTCGTGCGGGACAACGGCGTGGGCTTCGACCCGCGGTACGCGGACCGGCTGTTCGGCGTGTTTCAGCGGCTGCACCGACATGAAGAGTTCGAGGGCACGGGGGTAGGGCTGGCGAACGTACGGCGCATCGTCACCCGACATGAAGGCCGGGTCTGGGCATCCGCGCAACTGGGGCAGGGCGCGACCTTCGGGTTCACGCTGCCCAGGTAG
- a CDS encoding DUF3500 domain-containing protein — MTGLLTVSLAATALYGLSIASAGGAGAPTAATTPTADSQSVRAVNAANAFLSTLTSAQRQKVLFAWTDDAQRQRWSNLPTGLFQRAGLRYGDLSAAQRTALMTLLGTVLSPDGLKMVREQMAADEVLKTTDSGGPGAAGGTPPTGTPPNGGTPPSGGTPPSGGPGGQLIFGSDEYYVSFLGTPSTSSPWTLQYGGHHLAINATVVGPNITLAPSLTGGQPIQATVNGKTTTIVTQVPEEVQDASALLSSLNAAQRAQAVRGTGRIDLVLGPGQDGKTLQPEGLPGSAMTAAQRARLLTLIRERVEILNPDDAAAKLREIERNLNSTYFAWFGPTTSEGAGNAYWRVTGPTVTIEFSPQSMGGELSNHLHNMYREPGNDYGAAWTK, encoded by the coding sequence TTGACTGGTCTTCTTACGGTCTCCCTGGCCGCCACGGCCCTGTACGGCCTCTCCATCGCATCTGCCGGAGGCGCCGGGGCACCGACGGCGGCCACGACACCCACCGCCGATTCCCAAAGTGTCCGGGCGGTCAATGCCGCTAACGCCTTTCTCAGCACGTTGACGTCGGCGCAACGGCAGAAGGTGCTGTTCGCGTGGACGGACGACGCGCAGCGGCAGCGCTGGAGCAACCTTCCTACCGGACTCTTTCAACGTGCCGGACTCCGCTACGGCGACCTGTCGGCGGCGCAGCGCACGGCCCTGATGACCCTCCTCGGCACTGTTCTGAGCCCAGACGGGCTCAAGATGGTGCGCGAGCAGATGGCCGCCGATGAGGTGCTCAAGACCACGGACAGCGGCGGGCCGGGGGCAGCGGGCGGTACGCCGCCCACCGGCACTCCCCCGAACGGAGGCACGCCTCCGTCTGGCGGGACTCCCCCGAGTGGCGGCCCAGGAGGGCAACTGATTTTCGGCAGCGACGAGTACTATGTGTCCTTCCTCGGCACGCCCAGCACCTCGTCCCCATGGACGCTGCAATACGGCGGGCACCACCTCGCGATCAACGCCACGGTGGTCGGGCCAAACATCACCCTCGCCCCCAGCCTCACCGGCGGGCAGCCCATCCAGGCCACTGTCAACGGCAAAACCACCACCATCGTCACGCAGGTGCCCGAGGAAGTTCAGGACGCCTCTGCACTGCTCTCCAGCCTGAATGCCGCCCAGCGGGCGCAGGCCGTGCGCGGCACAGGCCGCATCGACCTCGTCCTCGGCCCTGGGCAGGATGGCAAGACGCTTCAGCCCGAGGGGCTACCGGGCAGCGCGATGACGGCGGCGCAGAGGGCGCGGCTGCTCACCCTGATTCGCGAGCGCGTCGAGATTCTCAACCCGGACGACGCGGCGGCGAAGCTGCGCGAGATTGAGCGGAACCTGAACAGTACGTACTTCGCCTGGTTCGGTCCGACGACGAGCGAGGGCGCGGGCAACGCGTACTGGCGCGTGACCGGCCCGACCGTAACCATCGAGTTCAGCCCACAGTCGATGGGCGGGGAACTCTCGAACCACCTGCACAACATGTACCGCGAGCCCGGCAACGACTACGGCGCGGCCTGGACGAAGTGA
- a CDS encoding intradiol ring-cleavage dioxygenase — protein sequence MSESRIIRPYPADDHDHHDDFNDLGLNADMNMLARPVMDRRRVLSLGLLGIGVLVGCGAGALGSTPGTGTSTGGGAGTDTCPAAIPSETAGPYPADGSAASGQSLNVLTRSGIVRPDLRTSLGTGHVAAGVPLTLTLRLVNVNASCAPLAGYAVYLWHCTQDGNYSMYSPATVGEDYLRGVQAAGPDGTVTFTTIFPGCYMGRWPHIHFEVYPTLASATTAGNKIQTSQLALPEATCREVYATTGYSASVRNLNSISLARDNVFSDGHSSQMAAITGSPSAGYAAALTVGLTR from the coding sequence ATGAGCGAGTCCCGCATCATCCGGCCCTACCCCGCAGACGACCATGACCACCACGACGACTTCAACGACCTCGGACTGAACGCCGACATGAACATGCTCGCGCGTCCCGTCATGGACCGCCGCCGGGTCCTGAGCCTGGGCCTGCTGGGCATCGGCGTGCTGGTGGGGTGCGGCGCGGGCGCCCTCGGGTCCACCCCCGGTACGGGGACCAGCACTGGGGGAGGCGCAGGCACGGACACCTGCCCGGCCGCCATTCCCTCGGAAACGGCCGGGCCATACCCTGCCGACGGCTCGGCGGCCTCGGGCCAGTCCCTCAATGTGCTGACCCGTTCGGGCATCGTCCGCCCGGACCTGCGCACGAGTCTGGGCACCGGCCACGTGGCGGCAGGCGTTCCCCTGACCCTCACCCTGCGCCTGGTCAATGTGAACGCGAGTTGTGCTCCCCTGGCCGGGTACGCGGTCTACCTGTGGCACTGCACCCAGGACGGCAACTACTCGATGTACAGCCCGGCCACGGTGGGCGAGGACTACTTGCGCGGTGTGCAGGCCGCCGGTCCGGACGGGACGGTCACCTTCACGACCATCTTTCCCGGCTGCTACATGGGTCGCTGGCCGCACATCCACTTCGAGGTCTACCCGACCCTGGCGTCGGCGACCACCGCGGGCAACAAGATCCAGACCTCACAGCTCGCCCTGCCCGAGGCCACCTGCCGCGAGGTCTACGCCACCACCGGGTACTCGGCCAGCGTGCGCAACCTGAACAGCATCTCGCTGGCCCGCGACAACGTGTTCAGCGATGGCCACAGCAGTCAGATGGCCGCCATCACTGGCAGCCCGTCCGCCGGGTATGCCGCTGCCCTGACCGTCGGCCTCACCCGCTGA
- a CDS encoding ATP-binding cassette domain-containing protein: MTARPSGTPLLEVRGLHTRYGRVEALGGVSVEVPAGHIVSVIGANGAGKTTLMNSVMGVLTPSAGEVLYAGESLRGVPLEARVARGITLVPERRDLFASMTVADNLQLGAYTRRRGGWRGDLDGVYARFPRLAERRRQLAGTLSGGEQQMLAIGRALMARPRLLLLDEPSLGLAPLIVRDILRIVQGLRDEGVTVLLVEQNARASLAISDEGYVLETGQVRLSGPAHELARDETLGASYLGG, encoded by the coding sequence GTGACGGCCCGGCCCTCTGGAACACCGCTGCTGGAAGTGCGCGGCCTGCACACCCGCTATGGCCGGGTGGAGGCCCTGGGCGGCGTGAGTGTCGAGGTTCCCGCCGGGCACATCGTGAGCGTGATCGGGGCGAACGGGGCAGGGAAGACCACGCTGATGAACTCGGTGATGGGGGTGCTGACGCCCTCGGCGGGCGAGGTGCTGTACGCGGGCGAATCCCTGCGCGGGGTGCCACTGGAGGCACGGGTGGCGCGGGGCATCACGCTGGTGCCCGAGCGCCGGGACCTCTTCGCGTCCATGACGGTGGCCGACAACCTGCAACTTGGGGCCTATACCCGGCGGCGGGGCGGGTGGCGGGGCGACTTGGACGGCGTGTATGCCCGCTTTCCGCGCCTCGCGGAGCGCCGCCGCCAGCTCGCGGGCACCCTCTCGGGCGGTGAGCAGCAGATGCTGGCGATCGGCCGGGCACTGATGGCGCGGCCCCGGTTGCTGCTGCTGGACGAACCCAGCCTCGGCCTCGCGCCGCTGATCGTGCGCGACATCCTCCGCATCGTGCAGGGGTTGCGCGACGAGGGCGTGACCGTGCTGTTGGTGGAGCAGAATGCCCGCGCTTCCCTCGCCATCAGCGACGAGGGGTACGTGCTGGAAACCGGGCAGGTGCGGCTGAGCGGCCCCGCGCACGAACTGGCCCGCGACGAGACATTGGGGGCGAGCTACCTGGGAGGGTAG
- a CDS encoding HupE/UreJ family protein gives MTLARRLIAVPLALTCWAGAHEITFSRVDIHLDSTSTRITATLPVAALLHEQPSPLPTGTSEVTLSQNPLPQDIQAPLRSLLTARLRLWTDAQALPIEVQAVEAAGQDVRFTATAPTVTGPLRVETNLFPEDTLHKAFVSVYRDDALAGQYALDRQDTSFTLAGQARPLGEVILTFFREGVRHIFIGPDHILFVLALILLGGRIGTQVKVITAFTVAHSVTLVLATLGLMVLPSRLVESVIALSIVVVGLHDLRQLRGGAGHGRDPRVLFAFGFGLVHGFGFASVLSELELPREALGWSLAAFNVGVEVGQVLIVLLAAPLLLSLRRLAPPRVTQALLLMTAGVVVLTGSVWFTQRALGL, from the coding sequence ATGACGCTCGCCCGGCGCCTCATCGCGGTCCCGCTGGCCCTGACCTGCTGGGCGGGTGCGCACGAGATCACCTTCAGCCGGGTGGACATCCATCTCGACTCCACGTCAACCCGGATCACGGCGACCCTCCCCGTGGCGGCGCTGCTCCACGAGCAACCGTCTCCGCTTCCGACGGGCACCTCTGAGGTGACGCTGAGCCAGAATCCCTTGCCCCAGGACATCCAGGCGCCGCTTCGGTCGCTGCTCACCGCACGGTTGCGGCTCTGGACGGATGCACAGGCGTTACCCATTGAAGTCCAGGCCGTGGAGGCCGCCGGGCAGGACGTGCGCTTCACCGCCACCGCTCCGACCGTGACCGGCCCCCTGAGGGTTGAGACGAATCTCTTCCCGGAGGACACGCTGCACAAGGCGTTCGTGAGCGTCTACCGCGACGACGCCTTGGCCGGACAGTACGCCCTCGACCGGCAGGACACGTCGTTCACCCTGGCCGGGCAGGCGCGGCCTCTCGGAGAGGTGATCCTGACGTTCTTCCGCGAGGGGGTGCGGCACATCTTCATCGGGCCGGACCACATCCTGTTCGTCCTTGCGCTGATCTTGCTGGGTGGGCGGATCGGAACGCAGGTCAAGGTCATCACGGCGTTTACGGTGGCGCACAGTGTCACGCTGGTGCTTGCGACGCTGGGGCTGATGGTGTTGCCGTCGCGCCTGGTGGAGAGCGTGATCGCATTGAGCATCGTCGTGGTCGGGCTACATGATCTGCGGCAGTTGCGGGGCGGGGCGGGTCACGGGCGCGACCCCCGCGTGCTGTTCGCGTTCGGATTTGGGCTGGTCCACGGCTTCGGGTTCGCGAGCGTGCTTTCGGAACTGGAACTGCCCCGGGAGGCGCTGGGCTGGTCGCTCGCGGCGTTCAATGTAGGCGTGGAGGTGGGGCAGGTGCTCATCGTGCTGCTCGCGGCTCCACTCCTATTGTCTCTGCGTCGCCTCGCGCCGCCGCGTGTGACGCAGGCGTTGCTGCTTATGACGGCAGGTGTGGTGGTGCTGACGGGCAGCGTGTGGTTCACGCAGCGGGCCCTTGGTCTCTAA
- a CDS encoding inorganic diphosphatase → MHPWHDLPPGENPPALLRVVVEVPRGDTTKYELDREYGVLAVNRILTPPVPYPAHYGFVPRTLDEDGDPLDALVVMQNPVVPLAVLRARPIGVVKLEDRGQIDDKLICVHVDDPSCEAFHTFGDLPGHDQERFKWFFEVYQDQLQRDVRVAHIGGRQEAEASVRRGLERYAAAFPGPPAPRPR, encoded by the coding sequence ATGCACCCCTGGCACGACCTGCCCCCCGGAGAGAACCCGCCCGCCCTGCTGCGCGTGGTGGTCGAGGTTCCGCGCGGGGACACCACCAAGTACGAACTCGACCGCGAATATGGCGTGCTGGCGGTCAACCGCATCCTGACGCCGCCCGTGCCCTATCCGGCGCATTACGGCTTCGTGCCGCGCACGCTGGACGAGGACGGCGACCCGCTGGACGCGCTGGTGGTCATGCAGAACCCGGTCGTGCCGCTCGCGGTGCTGCGGGCGCGGCCCATTGGGGTGGTCAAGCTCGAAGACCGGGGGCAGATCGACGACAAGCTGATCTGCGTGCATGTGGACGACCCGTCCTGCGAGGCCTTCCACACCTTCGGGGACCTGCCGGGGCACGACCAGGAGCGTTTCAAGTGGTTTTTCGAGGTGTATCAGGACCAGCTCCAGCGGGACGTGCGGGTGGCCCACATCGGCGGGCGGCAGGAGGCCGAGGCGTCGGTGCGGCGGGGGCTGGAACGGTACGCGGCGGCCTTTCCGGGGCCCCCCGCGCCGCGCCCGCGCTGA